In one window of Ruminococcus albus AD2013 DNA:
- the secG gene encoding preprotein translocase subunit SecG, producing the protein MSPIEIGAGVVLALCSIVIVLVVLIQESKDDGLTSAIGGGYNDSFYGKNTGNTRDAKLNRLTRNAAIVMFILTIAVSVIHKYLSK; encoded by the coding sequence ATGAGCCCTATCGAGATAGGTGCAGGTGTTGTGCTTGCGCTGTGCAGCATTGTTATCGTATTGGTAGTTCTTATCCAGGAATCCAAGGACGATGGTCTGACTTCCGCTATCGGCGGCGGCTACAACGATTCGTTCTATGGCAAGAATACAGGCAATACACGCGATGCCAAGCTTAACAGACTGACCAGAAATGCAGCGATCGTTATGTTCATACTGACTATCGCAGTAAGCGTTATCCACAAATACCTCAGCAAATAA
- the rnr gene encoding ribonuclease R yields MKQDYRKMIYNKLKASGKRPVTFKELVKSFRKGNFDFDKFAKTVDKMKKKGEIVEGKMGFTLGKGGKLKKCRVVRLHKSFGFVKNVDTGEEVFIPGKHLLGAMPGDIVMVQLRESRGDSPEGEVVSIEEENFNRFSGEIVDEFGKLKIMPDVISKYALDFVNPFGLELHEGDKAIAVITRRGEKHSEHRCEIVSCLGSSLKAAVCALGIVEAAGLTPVFPAEVIDEARRVSSAGISDEEKEGRLDLRDLPIFTIDGADTKDIDDAISVQRTDNGYILGVHIADVSHYVTPRSALDNEAFQRGTSVYYANRVIPMLPAELSNGICSLNPQEDRLAFTCLTELDNAGNIVSYKFAKSVIRSRVKGVYSEINDIFDGFVSRELSEKYAEVMDQLPLMKELAEILCKKRIARGAPQIETSESALMINEDNVCVGVGEYTRGFAQEMIEDFMLTANECAARFGKDNELPFVYRVHEPPSAEKIEGLKELLAGLDIMYVMGDDPKPKQLAEILEMSKNTDAEKIINNAVLRSMSKAKYDTEPIGHYGLVLEDYAHFTSPIRRYPDLSIHRIMSAFLGGMTAEECRSRFNKFVYASADRSTETELTAMQTERACDDCYKAEYMMGHIGEEYEGVIVSVTDFGMFIELDNTCEGLLHLDNMPEGYYECDGMMKLKNFSTGEEYRVGERFRVKVLGANVNSGKVDFVPADM; encoded by the coding sequence ATGAAACAGGATTACAGAAAAATGATATACAACAAGCTGAAAGCATCGGGCAAGCGCCCTGTGACTTTCAAGGAGCTTGTGAAAAGTTTCCGAAAGGGGAACTTTGATTTTGATAAATTTGCCAAGACCGTTGACAAGATGAAGAAAAAAGGCGAGATAGTCGAGGGCAAGATGGGATTCACTCTCGGCAAGGGCGGCAAGCTGAAAAAGTGTCGGGTGGTGCGCCTGCACAAGAGTTTCGGCTTTGTGAAGAACGTTGACACGGGTGAGGAAGTATTCATTCCCGGAAAGCACCTGCTGGGAGCTATGCCAGGAGATATCGTAATGGTACAGCTCAGGGAGAGCCGCGGCGACAGCCCCGAGGGCGAAGTCGTATCCATCGAAGAGGAGAATTTCAACAGGTTCAGCGGCGAGATAGTTGACGAATTCGGTAAGCTGAAAATAATGCCCGATGTGATATCGAAGTACGCCCTGGATTTCGTCAATCCTTTCGGGCTGGAACTCCATGAGGGCGACAAGGCTATCGCGGTGATAACAAGGCGCGGCGAGAAGCACAGCGAGCACAGATGCGAGATAGTTTCATGTCTGGGAAGTTCGCTGAAAGCGGCGGTATGCGCTCTGGGCATAGTTGAAGCTGCGGGGCTGACACCTGTATTCCCTGCGGAAGTCATCGATGAAGCAAGGAGAGTATCCTCGGCGGGAATATCCGATGAGGAAAAGGAGGGCAGGCTCGATCTGAGAGATCTGCCTATATTTACCATCGACGGTGCCGATACCAAGGATATCGACGATGCTATATCGGTGCAGAGGACTGATAACGGCTATATACTGGGCGTTCACATCGCTGACGTATCTCACTACGTAACACCAAGGTCGGCGCTGGATAACGAAGCTTTTCAGCGCGGCACCAGCGTATACTACGCAAACAGGGTGATACCAATGCTGCCCGCGGAGCTTTCAAACGGTATATGTTCGCTTAATCCTCAGGAGGACAGGCTGGCTTTCACCTGCCTGACAGAGCTTGATAATGCGGGAAATATAGTCAGCTACAAGTTTGCGAAATCAGTGATAAGGTCTAGGGTAAAGGGCGTATACTCCGAGATAAATGATATCTTTGACGGCTTTGTGAGCCGTGAGCTTTCGGAGAAATATGCCGAGGTAATGGATCAGCTGCCGCTGATGAAAGAACTGGCGGAGATACTCTGCAAGAAGCGTATCGCCCGCGGTGCGCCACAGATAGAGACCAGTGAAAGTGCCCTGATGATAAACGAGGACAACGTCTGTGTTGGTGTGGGCGAGTACACCCGCGGCTTTGCACAGGAAATGATAGAGGATTTCATGCTGACTGCCAACGAATGTGCGGCCAGATTCGGCAAGGACAACGAACTGCCCTTTGTTTACCGTGTTCACGAGCCGCCTTCTGCGGAGAAGATAGAGGGTCTGAAAGAACTGCTGGCGGGACTGGATATAATGTATGTTATGGGTGATGACCCCAAACCGAAACAGCTGGCGGAGATACTTGAAATGTCCAAAAATACGGACGCTGAAAAGATCATCAACAATGCGGTGCTGAGGAGTATGTCAAAGGCGAAATACGATACCGAGCCTATCGGTCACTACGGTCTGGTGCTGGAGGACTATGCTCATTTCACCTCACCGATACGCCGTTATCCCGACCTTTCGATACACAGGATAATGTCGGCTTTTCTCGGCGGAATGACTGCGGAGGAATGCCGCAGCAGGTTCAATAAGTTCGTGTATGCTTCTGCCGATCGTTCCACCGAAACGGAACTCACAGCTATGCAGACCGAGCGTGCCTGCGATGACTGCTACAAGGCTGAGTATATGATGGGTCATATCGGTGAGGAATACGAGGGCGTTATCGTATCGGTTACGGATTTCGGTATGTTCATCGAGCTTGACAACACCTGCGAGGGTCTGCTTCACCTTGATAATATGCCCGAGGGCTACTACGAGTGCGACGGCATGATGAAGCTGAAAAATTTCTCGACAGGTGAGGAATACCGCGTGGGCGAGAGGTTCAGGGTCAAGGTGCTGGGTGCGAACGTCAACTCGGGCAAGGTTGATTTTGTGCCCGCTGATATGTGA
- a CDS encoding GNAT family N-acetyltransferase — translation MVKTENRKALMPLFKGFEDSVLISCAEGRTGICWCDDPERPTAGVIEAGDFYFTAGDPAFAREAFEIAKGNSEAVFMPASEGWIKALTGLGEGIITTTRYRTAMPEKFDRDKLSKFADVSKFADYKLEMINEEYYEQALKEEWSWAFVGNFSDYKDFAENAFGCCITHEGRLICAASCYSVYSRGVEVEIATHPDYRRKGLATTAGAAFIGECAKRGLKAHWDAANTMSLKIASKFGYTLKEEYTALCFDKEE, via the coding sequence ATGGTAAAAACGGAGAACCGAAAGGCTCTGATGCCGCTGTTTAAGGGCTTTGAGGATTCGGTGCTGATAAGCTGTGCAGAGGGCAGGACGGGTATATGTTGGTGTGATGATCCCGAGAGACCCACCGCGGGGGTCATCGAAGCGGGTGATTTTTATTTTACTGCGGGAGACCCTGCATTTGCCCGAGAGGCTTTTGAGATAGCGAAAGGAAACTCCGAGGCAGTGTTCATGCCTGCGTCCGAGGGCTGGATAAAGGCGCTGACAGGGCTTGGTGAGGGTATTATAACTACGACGAGATACCGCACTGCCATGCCTGAAAAGTTTGATAGGGATAAACTGTCGAAGTTTGCTGATGTGTCCAAATTTGCGGACTATAAGCTTGAAATGATAAATGAAGAATATTATGAGCAGGCTTTGAAAGAAGAATGGTCATGGGCATTTGTGGGAAATTTTTCGGACTATAAGGATTTCGCCGAAAATGCCTTCGGGTGCTGTATAACACATGAGGGACGCCTTATCTGCGCGGCTTCATGCTATTCGGTGTACAGCAGGGGAGTTGAGGTAGAGATAGCTACTCACCCCGACTACCGCAGAAAAGGTCTGGCGACGACAGCAGGTGCGGCATTCATCGGGGAGTGCGCAAAGAGAGGTCTGAAAGCACACTGGGATGCGGCAAATACGATGTCGCTGAAGATAGCTTCAAAATTCGGGTATACTCTGAAAGAGGAGTATACTGCGCTGTGCTTTGATAAGGAAGAATAA
- a CDS encoding SH3 domain-containing protein — protein sequence MDNEKKVRSVGVASVVVAGIFVVCMVFIIGKVVFATNSAVAPAGIDTATINTNVTEPKVTQNNKPVTAAPADNTESGAPAVSDESSADTASSAAEESSSAPAEKETKYITEYAYLHTQPSNEAENIVCMTPGVAVTVLGYEDNGYVKITFTGNDGELTGYIYQDYLSDYQTVLPPWEQ from the coding sequence ATGGATAACGAAAAGAAGGTACGTTCTGTCGGAGTGGCTTCCGTCGTTGTTGCGGGGATATTTGTCGTATGCATGGTCTTCATCATCGGCAAGGTTGTCTTCGCTACCAATTCGGCAGTCGCCCCCGCAGGTATTGATACAGCTACAATAAACACAAATGTCACCGAGCCAAAGGTGACCCAAAACAATAAACCCGTTACCGCAGCCCCCGCCGATAATACCGAAAGCGGCGCTCCCGCTGTATCGGATGAGAGTTCTGCCGACACCGCTTCATCGGCAGCCGAAGAAAGCTCATCAGCTCCTGCCGAGAAGGAAACCAAGTATATCACCGAGTATGCTTATCTCCACACTCAGCCCTCGAATGAAGCCGAGAATATCGTCTGCATGACCCCCGGTGTCGCAGTAACAGTGCTGGGCTATGAAGATAACGGCTATGTCAAGATAACCTTTACAGGCAACGACGGTGAACTTACAGGCTATATCTATCAGGACTATCTCTCGGATTACCAGACAGTCCTCCCGCCCTGGGAACAGTAA
- a CDS encoding vWA domain-containing protein — MKKNANNNITELVFVLDRSGSMAGLESDTVGGFNSLIKDQKNSDGKAFVTTVLFDTEFIYVHDRADISTVKPLTEKDYVPRGCTALLDAVGMTIQHIAGIHKYARPEDVPSKTIFVITTDGMENASREFRYDTVKKLIEKEQKKYGWEFIFLGANIDAAATAGSMGIAHASNYKADGKGTKLMYGAVGRAVRCMRESAPLAEDWNAEMEEDAAR, encoded by the coding sequence ATGAAAAAGAATGCTAACAACAATATCACCGAACTGGTATTCGTGCTTGACAGAAGCGGTTCAATGGCTGGGCTGGAATCCGATACCGTTGGCGGATTCAACTCGCTTATCAAGGATCAGAAAAATTCAGATGGCAAGGCTTTTGTGACGACTGTGCTTTTCGATACGGAGTTCATCTACGTGCATGACCGCGCTGATATCTCGACAGTAAAACCCCTTACCGAAAAGGACTACGTGCCCCGTGGCTGTACTGCTTTGCTTGACGCGGTGGGAATGACGATACAGCATATCGCAGGGATACATAAGTACGCGCGTCCAGAGGACGTACCCTCGAAGACGATATTCGTTATAACCACCGACGGCATGGAGAATGCAAGCCGTGAATTCAGGTATGACACCGTTAAGAAGCTCATCGAAAAAGAGCAGAAAAAATACGGCTGGGAGTTCATATTCCTCGGTGCGAATATCGATGCGGCGGCAACGGCGGGTTCAATGGGTATAGCACACGCTTCAAACTATAAAGCCGACGGCAAGGGCACTAAACTGATGTATGGCGCTGTGGGCAGAGCTGTGAGATGTATGAGAGAATCCGCACCCCTTGCAGAGGACTGGAATGCGGAGATGGAAGAGGACGCGGCGAGATAA
- a CDS encoding TM1266 family iron-only hydrogenase system putative regulator yields MASKVAIVAIIVEKGASVEGVNALLHEYSEYVVGRMGVPYRERGINIISVAVDAPEETIEDLAEQVNALEGVSSNTVYSVE; encoded by the coding sequence ATGGCTTCAAAGGTTGCGATAGTTGCGATAATAGTTGAAAAAGGCGCTTCCGTTGAGGGAGTGAACGCTCTTCTTCATGAGTACAGCGAATACGTTGTGGGAAGAATGGGTGTGCCTTACAGGGAGAGAGGCATCAACATAATCAGTGTTGCTGTCGATGCTCCCGAGGAGACAATTGAAGATCTTGCAGAACAGGTCAATGCTCTGGAAGGCGTTTCCTCAAATACAGTTTACTCTGTAGAATGA
- a CDS encoding M48 family metallopeptidase: MAKVLTYTTLSDGRRIDFILDRGKRKNAVLAINEGRLTVRVPERFEVAKIRNFIEQHIEWIDLNLEKSAKHSGLPRTFEDGEEIRLLGQKTVITTVKSDRYFKPRLEDGKLLIAVCGSVDREYMVRQVQTFIVELANREITESMRRLTARMGLFPKKITVKDLSASWGRCSSNGSISINYKVAAYSKAHIDYVCIHELAHLVHMDHSADFWALVERYCPDWKKLRGSMRSDDGEE; encoded by the coding sequence ATGGCGAAGGTACTCACCTATACCACTCTCTCCGATGGCAGGCGGATAGATTTCATACTCGACAGGGGCAAACGCAAAAACGCAGTTCTCGCCATAAACGAGGGCAGACTTACCGTCCGCGTGCCCGAAAGGTTTGAGGTTGCCAAAATACGGAATTTCATTGAACAGCACATTGAATGGATAGACCTTAATCTTGAAAAAAGCGCAAAGCACTCGGGTCTGCCCAGAACTTTCGAAGACGGAGAGGAGATACGTCTGCTGGGGCAGAAGACCGTTATAACCACGGTAAAGTCCGACAGATATTTCAAGCCCCGCCTTGAAGACGGAAAACTGCTTATAGCTGTCTGCGGCAGTGTTGACCGCGAATACATGGTCAGGCAGGTACAGACTTTTATAGTCGAACTTGCCAACCGCGAGATAACCGAGAGTATGCGGCGTCTCACCGCACGCATGGGTCTTTTCCCGAAAAAGATAACTGTAAAGGACCTCAGCGCCAGCTGGGGCAGATGCAGTTCAAACGGAAGTATTTCCATTAATTACAAGGTAGCGGCTTATTCAAAAGCCCACATTGATTATGTATGCATCCACGAACTGGCACATCTTGTTCACATGGATCACAGCGCAGATTTCTGGGCGTTGGTTGAACGCTACTGCCCCGACTGGAAAAAACTCCGCGGAAGTATGCGCTCGGACGACGGTGAAGAATGA
- a CDS encoding plectin, with translation MADTRFIRTVEFGGYDRNDVIKRFEFLNTQLFDLKNELRETKMLIEEYKKGSSEEKAHEAVLTQEKVKLTSLQVQNETASTKLKAAEEDKAKLAEELTALKATHADTLKELEDIKAKLNAYESDNEANALSQVFIAAQASATAVVANANKEAEEKKAQTEELIKEMIDDANHTAAEIVYEAEKRAAETDAESKNSAEKMKVASNNLRAAMLQDVEALGKHLTELNDAFALIKDKSAEAEKLLKTTENKLTEGGVPEFKLPETFEAELPDAPEPRKVPEQSKKSNARLDELAKMAAAIGGEKNKDDDGETKGEEKADDKSGDAPAEKPAGDKKSGGVDLADLMKKANSLKK, from the coding sequence ATGGCGGATACAAGATTTATCAGAACGGTCGAATTCGGCGGCTATGACAGAAACGATGTCATAAAAAGATTTGAATTTCTGAACACTCAGCTTTTTGACCTTAAAAATGAGCTTAGGGAGACCAAAATGCTCATTGAGGAATACAAGAAGGGATCGTCCGAGGAAAAAGCGCATGAAGCGGTGCTTACCCAGGAAAAAGTCAAGCTGACGAGTCTTCAGGTGCAGAATGAGACTGCATCCACAAAGCTGAAGGCGGCAGAAGAGGATAAAGCCAAGCTTGCCGAGGAGCTGACAGCTCTGAAAGCAACTCATGCAGATACATTGAAAGAGCTGGAAGATATCAAAGCCAAGCTTAATGCATATGAATCTGATAACGAAGCCAATGCGCTCAGCCAGGTGTTCATAGCAGCACAGGCTTCCGCAACGGCTGTTGTTGCCAATGCAAATAAAGAGGCTGAGGAAAAGAAGGCACAGACAGAGGAGCTCATCAAGGAAATGATCGATGATGCTAACCATACTGCTGCCGAGATAGTATATGAGGCTGAAAAGAGAGCGGCCGAGACCGATGCGGAATCCAAGAATTCTGCCGAGAAGATGAAGGTGGCTTCCAATAACCTGAGAGCTGCTATGCTCCAGGACGTAGAAGCACTGGGCAAACATCTTACCGAGCTGAATGATGCTTTCGCACTTATCAAGGATAAGAGTGCGGAAGCTGAGAAGCTGCTGAAAACGACCGAGAATAAACTCACCGAGGGCGGAGTTCCCGAATTCAAGCTGCCCGAGACTTTCGAGGCTGAGCTGCCCGATGCTCCCGAGCCCAGAAAAGTTCCCGAGCAGTCCAAAAAGTCCAATGCAAGACTTGATGAACTGGCAAAGATGGCTGCGGCTATCGGCGGTGAAAAGAACAAGGACGATGACGGTGAGACCAAAGGCGAGGAGAAGGCTGACGATAAGTCCGGAGATGCTCCTGCCGAGAAACCTGCCGGTGATAAAAAATCAGGCGGCGTAGATCTGGCAGATCTTATGAAGAAAGCTAATTCGCTGAAAAAATAA
- a CDS encoding class I SAM-dependent rRNA methyltransferase — MKQQRSFPAFKVSKRCENRLKGGHPWVYDNEIEVSDEGVENGCIADVLSPKGSYLGSGLVSLNSKIRVRILSDNANETFGESFFRRRIRYALDHRKTVMGDDISACRLVHGESDGLPGLTVDRYNDILSVQVLSYGMEQRKDMLYRLLTEELAADGVALRGIMERNDVAIRELEGLEQGKGWYKADFLPTAPESPVTEIIENGIIYKVDVENGQKTGFFLDQKYNRLAAAKLAKGKKVLDCFTHTGSFALNAAFGGAAHVTAVDVSQFAVDTAKANAERNGLSDKMDFICADVFDLLPKLTEEKAGYDFVILDPPAFTKSRKTVNSAERGYKEINYRAMKMLPRGGYLATCSCSHFMTNELFVKMLMSAAHDAGVQLKLVEARQQAPDHPILMNVPETDYLKFYLFQVV; from the coding sequence ATGAAGCAGCAGAGGAGCTTTCCTGCTTTCAAAGTCAGCAAGAGGTGCGAAAACAGGCTGAAAGGCGGACACCCCTGGGTGTATGACAACGAGATAGAGGTATCTGACGAGGGTGTGGAGAACGGCTGTATCGCCGATGTTCTGTCACCTAAGGGGAGCTATCTGGGTTCGGGGCTTGTGAGCCTGAACAGCAAGATAAGGGTGAGGATACTCTCGGATAATGCCAATGAAACTTTTGGTGAAAGCTTCTTCCGCCGCAGGATAAGGTATGCGCTCGACCACAGAAAGACCGTCATGGGCGATGATATCTCTGCTTGCCGACTGGTACACGGTGAATCCGACGGTCTGCCCGGACTGACCGTTGACCGCTATAATGACATACTCTCGGTGCAGGTGCTGAGCTATGGCATGGAGCAGAGAAAGGATATGCTGTACCGTCTGCTGACGGAGGAGCTTGCCGCTGACGGCGTTGCACTCCGCGGCATAATGGAGCGCAACGATGTGGCTATACGTGAGCTTGAAGGTCTGGAGCAGGGCAAGGGCTGGTATAAGGCTGATTTTCTGCCCACAGCACCCGAATCGCCTGTTACCGAGATAATTGAAAACGGAATAATCTATAAAGTCGACGTTGAGAACGGTCAGAAGACAGGATTTTTCCTTGACCAGAAGTACAACCGTCTGGCGGCGGCAAAACTGGCTAAGGGCAAGAAGGTGCTGGACTGCTTCACACATACGGGCTCGTTCGCACTGAATGCGGCTTTCGGCGGCGCGGCTCATGTTACGGCTGTTGATGTTTCACAGTTCGCGGTGGATACAGCTAAAGCCAATGCTGAAAGAAATGGACTGTCCGATAAAATGGACTTCATCTGCGCCGATGTGTTCGACCTCCTGCCAAAGCTGACAGAGGAAAAGGCTGGCTACGACTTTGTTATCCTTGACCCGCCCGCATTCACGAAGAGCCGCAAGACCGTGAATTCTGCTGAAAGAGGCTACAAGGAGATAAACTACCGCGCAATGAAGATGCTTCCCCGCGGCGGATACCTGGCTACCTGCTCATGCTCCCATTTTATGACCAATGAGCTTTTTGTTAAAATGCTGATGAGTGCCGCACATGACGCGGGAGTTCAGCTGAAGCTTGTGGAAGCGCGTCAGCAGGCACCCGACCACCCTATACTTATGAACGTCCCCGAAACGGATTACCTTAAATTCTATCTGTTCCAGGTAGTGTGA
- a CDS encoding leucine-rich repeat domain-containing protein, translating into MQCERCNAELPPNAIECPECGAPAPQNIEGFDNTIEIQHILKTIMEKHGSILINDPTQFVSTLNDYLNGFEKERRLLVNAMRAGVLKNMVKEEKTNREYALLSAKSYMINELFVSENAAEFVLACFTYTLGWPYQSSMTKKEEEKKEEAEKEEKVDEGPKLKIDTKIFKTSDAGRHRLARNIVIPEGFTKIDSFCFDRFTFMRSISLPSTMMAIGDYAFSECKNLKGIELPAGLKVIEQGAFSQCGKLAMIKIPKGILEIPDNTFEFCSNLTVVDVPNTVSSIGVEAFSGCEKLEKLFLPDSVKFIDKNAFSYCPSLTIRCYVNSYVHKYCLTYNIDYETVAVGVGLKQKPI; encoded by the coding sequence ATGCAATGTGAAAGATGTAATGCCGAACTGCCTCCGAACGCCATAGAGTGTCCTGAATGCGGAGCTCCTGCACCTCAGAATATCGAGGGTTTTGACAATACCATTGAGATACAGCATATACTCAAAACTATAATGGAAAAGCACGGCAGTATCCTTATCAATGATCCTACTCAGTTCGTATCTACCCTGAATGATTACCTTAACGGTTTTGAAAAGGAACGCAGACTTCTGGTAAATGCCATGAGAGCGGGCGTCCTGAAAAATATGGTAAAAGAAGAAAAGACCAACAGGGAATACGCTCTGCTGAGTGCGAAGAGCTATATGATAAACGAACTGTTCGTTTCCGAAAATGCAGCTGAATTCGTTCTTGCCTGCTTCACTTATACCCTCGGCTGGCCTTATCAGTCCTCAATGACCAAGAAAGAGGAAGAAAAGAAGGAAGAAGCCGAAAAAGAGGAAAAGGTCGATGAAGGACCCAAGCTGAAGATCGATACCAAGATCTTCAAGACATCTGACGCAGGCAGACACAGACTTGCAAGAAATATCGTGATACCTGAGGGATTCACCAAGATAGACAGCTTCTGTTTCGACAGATTCACTTTTATGAGATCTATCAGCCTTCCCTCCACGATGATGGCGATAGGCGATTACGCTTTCTCCGAATGCAAGAACCTGAAAGGTATCGAACTCCCTGCAGGACTGAAAGTCATCGAACAGGGCGCGTTCAGCCAGTGCGGAAAGCTTGCGATGATAAAGATACCAAAGGGTATCCTTGAAATACCCGATAATACATTTGAGTTCTGCTCAAATCTGACCGTCGTTGATGTGCCGAATACCGTAAGCAGTATCGGCGTTGAGGCGTTCTCGGGCTGCGAAAAGCTTGAAAAACTGTTCCTCCCCGACAGCGTAAAATTTATTGACAAGAATGCTTTCTCTTATTGTCCGTCGCTTACGATCCGCTGCTATGTCAATTCTTATGTTCATAAGTATTGTCTGACTTATAATATCGATTATGAGACCGTGGCAGTCGGCGTGGGACTGAAGCAGAAGCCAATATAA
- a CDS encoding [Fe-Fe] hydrogenase large subunit C-terminal domain-containing protein yields MSELIIVKPEKCVGCNACVRACPAPEANITRMIEGGKFITSINPDRCIGCGACVVSCNHGARDYIDDTDECMNRMKRDKMIVLVSSSIKSVFPTKWKGILDWFRKQGCIIYDEAFGADICTWAHLRAIEQKKVGNIITQPCSAIVKYVETYQPKLLANLSPIHSPVSCSAIYIRKYLNRNNPIALLSPCVAKKYEFEETGLVDFNVTFRKLNEYFEKNGISIPVSSAEDYEYKFDDQQGQVGAIYPRPGGLRDNLWLHNPDINVTTSEGVNKVYPELDMYAEMPDFKHPEVFDVMSCEFGCNVGPGTDTSQTMFDVMLTMKEVEKEAKGRRKGGFMGRGEDRMFKKFDDELKLSDFLRNYKPVTPTPVPTERQLDPIYESMGQHTEDEKHYDCRACGYRSCREMAIAIYRGLNTPDNCVIHAKSVMVARHSELAEQHEKLAEITYECLELSDKLKEGVDSILKNMDTIGESTTKTSERAAVVKDLLTNVVAFCHDNSTMDADSVSQLINILETTIEAFSALDDNVNVTNESSSLIDSSIGEINKLVEEINDTLHKASEKK; encoded by the coding sequence ATGAGTGAATTAATTATAGTAAAGCCCGAAAAATGTGTGGGCTGTAATGCCTGTGTGAGGGCTTGTCCCGCACCCGAGGCTAACATAACCAGGATGATCGAAGGCGGTAAATTCATAACATCGATAAATCCTGACCGCTGCATAGGCTGCGGCGCGTGCGTAGTAAGCTGTAATCACGGCGCGAGAGATTATATTGACGATACCGATGAGTGCATGAACAGAATGAAGCGCGATAAGATGATAGTTCTCGTTTCATCGTCGATCAAGTCTGTATTCCCCACAAAGTGGAAGGGCATACTCGACTGGTTCCGCAAGCAGGGATGTATCATATACGATGAGGCATTCGGCGCAGATATCTGCACATGGGCTCATCTGAGAGCGATAGAGCAGAAGAAGGTCGGAAATATCATCACTCAGCCATGTTCTGCTATTGTAAAGTATGTTGAAACTTACCAGCCTAAGCTGCTGGCTAACCTTTCACCTATACACAGCCCTGTTTCCTGCAGCGCTATATATATCAGGAAGTATCTGAACAGAAACAATCCCATAGCATTGCTGTCGCCCTGTGTTGCGAAGAAGTATGAATTCGAGGAGACAGGTCTTGTGGACTTCAATGTTACTTTCAGAAAGCTGAATGAATATTTCGAGAAGAACGGAATATCCATACCTGTTTCAAGTGCTGAGGATTATGAGTATAAATTCGATGACCAGCAGGGTCAGGTGGGTGCTATATATCCCCGTCCGGGCGGACTGAGAGACAATCTCTGGCTCCATAATCCCGATATCAACGTAACTACATCGGAAGGTGTCAATAAGGTTTATCCCGAACTGGATATGTATGCCGAGATGCCTGATTTCAAGCACCCTGAGGTGTTTGATGTAATGTCATGCGAATTCGGATGTAATGTTGGCCCTGGTACAGATACCAGCCAGACTATGTTCGATGTCATGCTGACCATGAAAGAGGTCGAGAAAGAAGCCAAGGGCCGCCGTAAGGGAGGCTTTATGGGCAGAGGCGAAGACAGGATGTTCAAAAAGTTCGATGATGAACTCAAACTCAGCGACTTCCTGAGAAACTACAAGCCTGTTACTCCTACTCCTGTTCCTACCGAGAGACAGCTTGATCCTATCTATGAAAGCATGGGTCAGCATACCGAGGATGAGAAGCACTACGACTGTCGTGCCTGCGGCTACAGATCCTGCCGTGAAATGGCTATCGCTATTTACAGAGGTCTTAATACACCTGATAACTGCGTTATCCACGCTAAATCCGTTATGGTGGCAAGACACAGCGAACTGGCTGAACAGCATGAGAAGCTGGCTGAGATCACCTACGAATGTCTTGAACTTTCGGATAAGCTGAAAGAAGGCGTTGACAGCATACTCAAAAATATGGATACTATCGGCGAATCCACTACCAAGACGAGTGAGAGAGCGGCTGTAGTAAAGGATCTGCTCACAAATGTCGTTGCATTCTGCCATGACAACTCTACTATGGACGCAGACAGTGTAAGTCAGCTGATAAACATACTTGAAACCACTATCGAAGCTTTCAGCGCTCTTGATGACAACGTTAACGTGACTAACGAGAGCTCGAGCCTGATCGATTCTTCTATCGGCGAGATCAACAAACTCGTTGAAGAGATAAACGATACTTTGCACAAAGCGAGCGAGAAGAAATAA